From a single Cydia strobilella chromosome 17, ilCydStro3.1, whole genome shotgun sequence genomic region:
- the LOC134748851 gene encoding immediate early response 3-interacting protein 1 has protein sequence MLTLWNLFEATLLCLNAVCVLHEERFMQKMGWGAQSHSQGFEDQSTVKYQILNLVRSIRTVTRIPLILLNILTIIFKLLLG, from the exons ATGCTTACTTTGTGGAATTTGTTTGAAGCCACATTACTTTGTCTTAATGCAGTCTGCGTACTTCACGAAGAAAGATTTATGCAAAAAA TGGGATGGGGAGCTCAAAGTCACAGTCAAGGATTTGAAGATCAGTCAACAGTGAAATACCAGATCTTGAACTTAGTTAGGTCCATAAGAACAGTGACAAGAA ttccgCTGATTCTACTAAACATACTCACAATCATATTCAAGTTACTATTGGGATAG
- the LOC134748769 gene encoding snRNA-activating protein complex subunit 3 isoform X1, with amino-acid sequence MESRSITELQPSATTHNPVSEIVKEIDIDNEADCPTTSGLQDSNCNDYVYGMQVNQSVIHSAEISNTSNSVESINSKLSGLSYASLGTEKLVENFSPFKVTETPDVYDYDHAKRRKVDLYGPDVGPKIYNVKGNLVTPPIIAKILPDIFNVLPIFGRPWPKEDIEDFYSRKIREFVGCDLNDEQFENLANDCSPDLLRTGSELRMPTSVPTLSVFSEEENRDYNAQHSSLCIVRKHRLRMASDSNASYQKKLKYRGTRLMPLAQTEDGEDAPEPDLEPGRDIIYVVRIYRPFPYNIKEKHMCSRHSVFSRGIVLAGRQPLSALRDRVVCANDVGVRVDVSAAPHQQPVAAAKELFPSGFLFINNVFYVDGRAGCADRSAGLRAWARARGLGDFPTKDLHSTKLDDLIVRLGHPEVYVHQGNCEHLFTFSEIRLLNPNDPLSIKQYPVYTAVSQNQTVYCTTCAEFGAKWIVTNCSTVPFDPAYFCDTCFRLFLYKDGKKIGDFKAFSYRGNEINMLKPSG; translated from the exons atggagTCTAGATCAATTACCGAACTTCAGCCCTCAGCGACAACTCATAACCCTGTCTCCGAAATCGTGAAAGAAATTGATATTGATAATGAAGCTGACTGTCCAACAACCTCAGGCCTGCAGGATAGCAATTGTAATGATTATGTTTACGGCATGCAAGTCAACCAAAGCGTTATTCATAGTGCCGAAATTAGTAACACCAGTAACTCGGTTGAGtcaataaattctaaattatcaGGTTTATCATACGCATCACTTGGGACAGAAAAATTGGTAGAAAATTTTAGTCCCTTCAAAGTCACAGAGACACCAGATGTATATGATTATGATCATGCAAAAAGAAGAAAAGTTGATCTGTATGGCCCAGATGTTGGGCCAAAAATATACAATGTTAAAGGAAACCTAGTGACTCCACCGATTATTGCAAAGATCCTtccagatatatttaatgttcttCCAATTTTTGGTCGGCCTTGGCCTAAAGAAGATATTGAGGACTTTTATTCACGAAAAATAAGGGAATTTGTTGGCTGTGATCTGAATGATGAACAGTTTGAAAATCTTGCCAATGATTGCAG TCCTGATTTGCTAAGGACTGGCAGTGAGCTAAGAATGCCAACCTCAGTGCCCACGCTATCAGTGTTCTCCGAGGAGGAAAACAGAGACTACAACGCGCAACACAGCAGCCTGTGCATTGTGAGGAAGCATCGGTTACGTATGGCCAGCGACTCTAATGCCAGTTACCAGAAAAAGCTGAAGTATAGGGGCACACGGCTCATGCCACTTGCACAG ACTGAAGATGGAGAGGATGCGCCTGAACCAGACCTAGAACCCGGCAGAGATATAATCTATGTTGTGCGGATATATAGACCCTTCCCATATAATATTAAGGAGAAACAT ATGTGCAGCCGGCACTCGGTGTTCAGCCGCGGCATAGTGCTGGCGGGGCGCCAGCCGCTGTCGGCGCTGCGCGACCGCGTGGTGTGCGCCAACGACGTCGGCGTGCGCGTCGACGTGTCCGCCGCGCCGCACCAGCAGCCGGTCGCTGCAGCCAAG GAGCTGTTCCCCTCCGGGTTCCTGTTCATCAACAACGTGTTCTACGTGGACGGGCGCGCGGGCTGCGCGGACCGCAGCGCCGGCCTGCGCGCGTGGGCGAGGGCGAGAGGCCTAGGGGACTTTCCAACAAAGGACCTGCACTCTACCAAACTAGACGATCTGATTGTGCGACTGGGACATCCCGAG GTCTACGTCCACCAAGGCAACTGCGAACATCTCTTCACCTTCTCAGAGATACGTCTGCTCAACCCCAATGACCCGCTCTCAATCAAGCAGTACCCAGTCTACACCGCTGTCTCACAAAACCAGACCGTCTACTGCACAACTTGTGCTGAGTTCGGAGCCAAATGGATTGTAACAAACTGCTCCACTGTCCCCTTTGACCCGGCTTACTTCTGTGATACATGCtttagattatttttatataaggaTGGGAAGAAAATTGGAGATTTCAAGGCGTTTTCATATAGAGGCAATGAAATTAATATGCTGAAGCCTTCAGGATGA
- the LOC134748769 gene encoding uncharacterized protein LOC134748769 isoform X2 yields MESRSITELQPSATTHNPVSEIVKEIDIDNEADCPTTSGLQDSNCNDYVYGMQVNQSVIHSAEISNTSNSVESINSKLSGLSYASLGTEKLVENFSPFKVTETPDVYDYDHAKRRKVDLYGPDVGPKIYNVKGNLVTPPIIAKILPDIFNVLPIFGRPWPKEDIEDFYSRKIREFVGCDLNDEQFENLANDCSPDLLRTGSELRMPTSVPTLSVFSEEENRDYNAQHSSLCIVRKHRLRMASDSNASYQKKLKYRGTRLMPLAQTEDGEDAPEPDLEPGRDIIYVVRIYRPFPYNIKEKHELFPSGFLFINNVFYVDGRAGCADRSAGLRAWARARGLGDFPTKDLHSTKLDDLIVRLGHPEVYVHQGNCEHLFTFSEIRLLNPNDPLSIKQYPVYTAVSQNQTVYCTTCAEFGAKWIVTNCSTVPFDPAYFCDTCFRLFLYKDGKKIGDFKAFSYRGNEINMLKPSG; encoded by the exons atggagTCTAGATCAATTACCGAACTTCAGCCCTCAGCGACAACTCATAACCCTGTCTCCGAAATCGTGAAAGAAATTGATATTGATAATGAAGCTGACTGTCCAACAACCTCAGGCCTGCAGGATAGCAATTGTAATGATTATGTTTACGGCATGCAAGTCAACCAAAGCGTTATTCATAGTGCCGAAATTAGTAACACCAGTAACTCGGTTGAGtcaataaattctaaattatcaGGTTTATCATACGCATCACTTGGGACAGAAAAATTGGTAGAAAATTTTAGTCCCTTCAAAGTCACAGAGACACCAGATGTATATGATTATGATCATGCAAAAAGAAGAAAAGTTGATCTGTATGGCCCAGATGTTGGGCCAAAAATATACAATGTTAAAGGAAACCTAGTGACTCCACCGATTATTGCAAAGATCCTtccagatatatttaatgttcttCCAATTTTTGGTCGGCCTTGGCCTAAAGAAGATATTGAGGACTTTTATTCACGAAAAATAAGGGAATTTGTTGGCTGTGATCTGAATGATGAACAGTTTGAAAATCTTGCCAATGATTGCAG TCCTGATTTGCTAAGGACTGGCAGTGAGCTAAGAATGCCAACCTCAGTGCCCACGCTATCAGTGTTCTCCGAGGAGGAAAACAGAGACTACAACGCGCAACACAGCAGCCTGTGCATTGTGAGGAAGCATCGGTTACGTATGGCCAGCGACTCTAATGCCAGTTACCAGAAAAAGCTGAAGTATAGGGGCACACGGCTCATGCCACTTGCACAG ACTGAAGATGGAGAGGATGCGCCTGAACCAGACCTAGAACCCGGCAGAGATATAATCTATGTTGTGCGGATATATAGACCCTTCCCATATAATATTAAGGAGAAACAT GAGCTGTTCCCCTCCGGGTTCCTGTTCATCAACAACGTGTTCTACGTGGACGGGCGCGCGGGCTGCGCGGACCGCAGCGCCGGCCTGCGCGCGTGGGCGAGGGCGAGAGGCCTAGGGGACTTTCCAACAAAGGACCTGCACTCTACCAAACTAGACGATCTGATTGTGCGACTGGGACATCCCGAG GTCTACGTCCACCAAGGCAACTGCGAACATCTCTTCACCTTCTCAGAGATACGTCTGCTCAACCCCAATGACCCGCTCTCAATCAAGCAGTACCCAGTCTACACCGCTGTCTCACAAAACCAGACCGTCTACTGCACAACTTGTGCTGAGTTCGGAGCCAAATGGATTGTAACAAACTGCTCCACTGTCCCCTTTGACCCGGCTTACTTCTGTGATACATGCtttagattatttttatataaggaTGGGAAGAAAATTGGAGATTTCAAGGCGTTTTCATATAGAGGCAATGAAATTAATATGCTGAAGCCTTCAGGATGA